One stretch of Syntrophales bacterium DNA includes these proteins:
- a CDS encoding CaiB/BaiF CoA-transferase family protein has translation MTPALEGIKILDLSRLLPFNYCTLMLADLGAEVLKIEEPGIGDYMRWLPPKLKKENAVFLMANRNKKSMTLNLKDEKAKEILRKLVKEYDVLFESFRPGVMKKLGVGYENLKEINPRLIFCSSTGYGQDGPYSNRPGHDMNYISVAGILEATGRHTGAPVIPGIPIADMSIGIFSAFSILAGIISRNKTGKGQYIELSMTDCMVSYNMVNIANYIASQQPQGSEILGIAGETPCYNVFKTKDGKFISLGNIEDKFWLNLLKLIGREDLSAYQYATGEKQKKAMDELNKVFLTRTRKEWLDLLEGKDTCYAPVNDIEDMIADPHVKHRKMLLKSEHPVEGEILTVGFPFKFSETPATIRTPSPVLGQHTEEILSGLGYKSQDIEEMREKGVI, from the coding sequence ATGACTCCTGCCTTAGAAGGGATAAAGATCCTGGACCTCTCCAGATTGCTGCCCTTTAATTACTGCACCTTGATGCTGGCCGATCTGGGGGCGGAAGTCCTGAAGATAGAGGAGCCCGGTATAGGGGACTACATGAGATGGCTGCCTCCCAAGTTGAAGAAGGAAAATGCCGTATTCTTAATGGCCAATCGCAACAAAAAGAGTATGACCTTAAACTTAAAGGATGAAAAGGCTAAGGAAATACTGCGCAAGCTGGTTAAAGAATATGACGTCCTTTTCGAGAGTTTTCGGCCCGGGGTGATGAAGAAACTGGGGGTGGGTTATGAAAACCTCAAAGAGATAAACCCCAGACTTATCTTCTGCTCCTCCACAGGTTACGGCCAGGACGGACCATACAGTAATAGACCGGGGCATGATATGAACTACATTAGTGTGGCCGGTATTCTGGAAGCCACGGGGCGGCATACAGGAGCCCCTGTCATTCCCGGGATTCCCATTGCCGATATGAGCATCGGAATATTTTCCGCCTTTTCCATTTTGGCAGGCATCATCTCCCGTAACAAAACGGGGAAAGGTCAGTATATAGAGCTATCCATGACTGACTGTATGGTATCTTACAATATGGTCAATATTGCCAACTATATCGCCAGTCAACAACCCCAAGGTTCAGAGATACTCGGCATAGCGGGAGAGACCCCCTGCTATAACGTGTTTAAGACAAAAGATGGGAAGTTCATCTCTCTGGGCAACATCGAGGATAAGTTCTGGCTCAATCTTTTAAAACTCATTGGTCGGGAGGATCTCTCTGCGTACCAGTATGCTACGGGAGAAAAGCAGAAAAAGGCTATGGATGAACTCAATAAGGTCTTTCTCACCAGGACAAGGAAAGAATGGCTTGATCTCCTGGAGGGAAAGGATACATGTTATGCCCCGGTTAATGATATAGAAGATATGATTGCTGATCCCCACGTCAAGCATCGGAAGATGCTTCTGAAGTCGGAGCATCCCGTAGAGGGAGAAATATTAACGGTCGGTTTCCCCTTCAAGTTTTCCGAAACACCGGCAACGATAAGAACCCCTTCGCCTGTCTTAGGCCAGCATACAGAAGAAATTCTCAGTGGTCTGGGGTATAAGAGTCAGGATATTGAAGAAATGAGAGAAAAGGGGGTTATCTGA